One Ahaetulla prasina isolate Xishuangbanna chromosome 1, ASM2864084v1, whole genome shotgun sequence DNA window includes the following coding sequences:
- the LOC131188233 gene encoding GRAM domain-containing protein 2B-like isoform X3 yields MKEGQLSEDPALASPSRPCIPDMSGKNRKSKRKMSEQKKSYSLEEFVAEGFRNEHNALLTRSKTYDASVSKDVEKETVSLQRRTSVSDLVKHAMNFRRVFKDLSEEGDLLGTFSCSWQREMPYYGRLYVTNNHICFYCSVLRRELKVIIPVPNISVLKKANTALLVPNAICIRTTEGEKFLFSSIRSRESAFQLLRSVCKHLEDSSQNNSPTPPPISSDHLLKVPLNSKESDANYNFPEKTDVADRIQIPYEASCEQQQQVTKQQKAGQTTKSVANRTTPLCRFNTVIIIYLFLVVLLLCSSGYIGLRIIQLEEQLISMGAWPELDLQHQYKRS; encoded by the exons CTGCATCCCTGACATGTCCGGAAAAAACCGAAAGAGCAAAAGGAAAATGTCAGAGCAGAAAAAATCCTACAGCCTGGAAGAGTTTGTGGCCGAGGGGTTCCGAAACGAACACAATGCACTTTTGACTCG ATCCAAAACATACGATGCGTCTGTCTCCAAAGACGTTGAGAAGGAAACAGTTTCTCTCCAGAGAAGGACTTCTGTCTCTGAT CTGGTGAAGCATGCCATGAATTTCCGCCGCGTCTTCAAAGATCTCTCTGAAGAGGGGGACCTCCTGGGAA CATTTTCATGTTCCTGGCAACGAGAAATGCCTTATTATGGCCGCCTCTACGTCACTAACAATCATATCTGCTTCTACTGTAGCGTGCTGCGACGGGAACTTAAG GTGATCATTCCAGTGCCGAATATCAGTGTCCTAAAGAAGGCCAACACAGCCTTGTTGGTACCCAACGCCATTTGCATCCGTACAACTGAAGGAGAGAAG TTTCTGTTCAGCTCCATTCGGTCACGGGAGAGTGCCTTCCAGCTCCTGCGCTCTGTTTGTAAACATCTTGAG GACAGCAGTCAGAATAACAGTCCAACTCCACCTCCCATCAGCTCAGACCATCTCCTGAAGGTACCCTTG aaCTCGAAGGAATCAGATGCAAATTACAACTTTCCAGAGAAAACAG ATGTGGCAGACAGGATCCAGATACCTTATGAAGCGTCTTGCGAGCAGCAACAGCAGGTGACAAAACAGCAAA AGGCAGGGCAGACGACGAAGTCAGTAGCAAACCGGACGACTCCGCTGTGCCGTTTCAACACCGTTATAATCATCTACCTCTTTTT GGTCGTTCTCCTGCTTTGTTCTTCGGGCTACATTGGTCTGCGTATCATCCAGCTGGAAGAACAGTTGATTTCTATGGGGGCTTGGCCTGAACTGGATCTTCAGCATCA ATATAAGCGAAGCTGA
- the LOC131188233 gene encoding GRAM domain-containing protein 2B-like isoform X2 produces the protein MLGQTSRMAKLGVVLRSNSLTLPEISCIPDMSGKNRKSKRKMSEQKKSYSLEEFVAEGFRNEHNALLTRSKTYDASVSKDVEKETVSLQRRTSVSDLVKHAMNFRRVFKDLSEEGDLLGTFSCSWQREMPYYGRLYVTNNHICFYCSVLRRELKVIIPVPNISVLKKANTALLVPNAICIRTTEGEKFLFSSIRSRESAFQLLRSVCKHLEDSSQNNSPTPPPISSDHLLKNSKESDANYNFPEKTDVADRIQIPYEASCEQQQQVTKQQKAGQTTKSVANRTTPLCRFNTVIIIYLFLVVLLLCSSGYIGLRIIQLEEQLISMGAWPELDLQHQYKRS, from the exons CTGCATCCCTGACATGTCCGGAAAAAACCGAAAGAGCAAAAGGAAAATGTCAGAGCAGAAAAAATCCTACAGCCTGGAAGAGTTTGTGGCCGAGGGGTTCCGAAACGAACACAATGCACTTTTGACTCG ATCCAAAACATACGATGCGTCTGTCTCCAAAGACGTTGAGAAGGAAACAGTTTCTCTCCAGAGAAGGACTTCTGTCTCTGAT CTGGTGAAGCATGCCATGAATTTCCGCCGCGTCTTCAAAGATCTCTCTGAAGAGGGGGACCTCCTGGGAA CATTTTCATGTTCCTGGCAACGAGAAATGCCTTATTATGGCCGCCTCTACGTCACTAACAATCATATCTGCTTCTACTGTAGCGTGCTGCGACGGGAACTTAAG GTGATCATTCCAGTGCCGAATATCAGTGTCCTAAAGAAGGCCAACACAGCCTTGTTGGTACCCAACGCCATTTGCATCCGTACAACTGAAGGAGAGAAG TTTCTGTTCAGCTCCATTCGGTCACGGGAGAGTGCCTTCCAGCTCCTGCGCTCTGTTTGTAAACATCTTGAG GACAGCAGTCAGAATAACAGTCCAACTCCACCTCCCATCAGCTCAGACCATCTCCTGAAG aaCTCGAAGGAATCAGATGCAAATTACAACTTTCCAGAGAAAACAG ATGTGGCAGACAGGATCCAGATACCTTATGAAGCGTCTTGCGAGCAGCAACAGCAGGTGACAAAACAGCAAA AGGCAGGGCAGACGACGAAGTCAGTAGCAAACCGGACGACTCCGCTGTGCCGTTTCAACACCGTTATAATCATCTACCTCTTTTT GGTCGTTCTCCTGCTTTGTTCTTCGGGCTACATTGGTCTGCGTATCATCCAGCTGGAAGAACAGTTGATTTCTATGGGGGCTTGGCCTGAACTGGATCTTCAGCATCA ATATAAGCGAAGCTGA
- the LOC131188233 gene encoding GRAM domain-containing protein 2B-like isoform X1, which produces MLGQTSRMAKLGVVLRSNSLTLPEISCIPDMSGKNRKSKRKMSEQKKSYSLEEFVAEGFRNEHNALLTRSKTYDASVSKDVEKETVSLQRRTSVSDLVKHAMNFRRVFKDLSEEGDLLGTFSCSWQREMPYYGRLYVTNNHICFYCSVLRRELKVIIPVPNISVLKKANTALLVPNAICIRTTEGEKFLFSSIRSRESAFQLLRSVCKHLEDSSQNNSPTPPPISSDHLLKVPLNSKESDANYNFPEKTDVADRIQIPYEASCEQQQQVTKQQKAGQTTKSVANRTTPLCRFNTVIIIYLFLVVLLLCSSGYIGLRIIQLEEQLISMGAWPELDLQHQYKRS; this is translated from the exons CTGCATCCCTGACATGTCCGGAAAAAACCGAAAGAGCAAAAGGAAAATGTCAGAGCAGAAAAAATCCTACAGCCTGGAAGAGTTTGTGGCCGAGGGGTTCCGAAACGAACACAATGCACTTTTGACTCG ATCCAAAACATACGATGCGTCTGTCTCCAAAGACGTTGAGAAGGAAACAGTTTCTCTCCAGAGAAGGACTTCTGTCTCTGAT CTGGTGAAGCATGCCATGAATTTCCGCCGCGTCTTCAAAGATCTCTCTGAAGAGGGGGACCTCCTGGGAA CATTTTCATGTTCCTGGCAACGAGAAATGCCTTATTATGGCCGCCTCTACGTCACTAACAATCATATCTGCTTCTACTGTAGCGTGCTGCGACGGGAACTTAAG GTGATCATTCCAGTGCCGAATATCAGTGTCCTAAAGAAGGCCAACACAGCCTTGTTGGTACCCAACGCCATTTGCATCCGTACAACTGAAGGAGAGAAG TTTCTGTTCAGCTCCATTCGGTCACGGGAGAGTGCCTTCCAGCTCCTGCGCTCTGTTTGTAAACATCTTGAG GACAGCAGTCAGAATAACAGTCCAACTCCACCTCCCATCAGCTCAGACCATCTCCTGAAGGTACCCTTG aaCTCGAAGGAATCAGATGCAAATTACAACTTTCCAGAGAAAACAG ATGTGGCAGACAGGATCCAGATACCTTATGAAGCGTCTTGCGAGCAGCAACAGCAGGTGACAAAACAGCAAA AGGCAGGGCAGACGACGAAGTCAGTAGCAAACCGGACGACTCCGCTGTGCCGTTTCAACACCGTTATAATCATCTACCTCTTTTT GGTCGTTCTCCTGCTTTGTTCTTCGGGCTACATTGGTCTGCGTATCATCCAGCTGGAAGAACAGTTGATTTCTATGGGGGCTTGGCCTGAACTGGATCTTCAGCATCA ATATAAGCGAAGCTGA